ATGCTGATCACCCTGTGTTCTCCTGCTCGAAAAGTGAGCAGAAGCAGTTGAACACCTGGGTCAGTTTTCAGTCGGCAGAACAGCCTTTACTGGGTCAGTTTTCGGTCAGCGGCAACAGACTCAATCTTTCCGAATCATGCTTTTCGCTCAGGAACGCCACCAAAAGCTCATAAGCTTCCTGCTCGTGTCCTATACACGCGAGTAGAGAAAAAGCACACACGACCCCTTCTGGAAGGTTTTCTCCGAACGTCGTTTGGAGAAGTGATATGCACTCCACCCTTGTGGCTGGAAGTGACTCAGGCATCAAAAACCTGATAAGCACACTCCATCCAGCAGCTCCAAGCCGCATGCTGGCGCCCGAATCGCCATGCTCGCTTTCAACGTAGATACAACTGCCCTCTACTGATCAGATCTCACTGTTCAACTGACTAAGCTAGATTTTTACAAAAAATGGAGAGCATATAGAGCCGCCATTTTGCCCTAGCCAAATAAATGCCGAGCCACTTTTCTAACGTACCCTTTCGCTTAAAATGACCTGAAACTAGGCAAATCGTGAAATTGAAATGCTGGCCACATGCCCTATCATGCCCAGAAAAGGCCCTATCTCCAAGAGGAGTTGAGGATACTTGTCAGATTGATAGCTCACGGCGGCCGGAATTGTGGTCTGGATCATCTGAACCTTCGGATGATCAGCAAAGGTTTCGGTCAGCGTGTGATAAATCAAGTTTGCATCATCGGTTGCATCAAGCTTGTTGATCACGACATTCAACATTGGCGTCTCTGCACCCAGCGCTGCCAACGGCTCAATATCTCGATAGAGCTGGAGCATTCCACGCTGAAACTCTCGTGCAGTCAGCATATCCGGGGTGATGGGCGAAATAGCCATGTGTGCCCCGAGCAAGGCCATCTCCAACACAATGGAGCGTGCTCCTTGGGTATCGATCAAAATCAGATCAAAGTCCTGCTCGAAAGCCGGCAACAGATTCTTGAGACGAAGGCGCCCGTCAGCAGCATGCAGCAACAAATTTCCCAGCTGATTGAACGGATCATTGGAATGGAGCAGTGAGAGATTAGGAATGCAGGTCTGCGAGATGACCTGGTCGGCCCGAGTCTCGTTGTTCGCGATCAGTTGATAGGTTCCACCAGGCGCCTCATGCGATAGCGCATAAAACGACGACAACGACGGCTGGTTATCCAGATCGATGAGCAGGGTACGGATCCCTGCATCGGCGCAGAACGCGCCCAGATTGACGCCAACCGTGGTCTTACCCGGCCCGCCTTTGGTTGAAACGACTGCAGCGACTTTCATGGAGCTTCCCTCTGAATCATAGGATTTGAGACGGCTTCATGCTGGTCACGCTGTGCGCTTTGATCACCCCGGAGAAATCCGAGGCAAAAAAAAGCCTGCATCGCTGCAGGCTTTTCCTATCTTGCTCCACGACCTGGACTCGAACCAGGGACCCAATGATTAACAGTCATTTGCTCTACCAACTGAGCTATCGCGGAATGCGCCGTATGTTACTGATTGAAAAGGAGAAGTCAAGCTTTCCCTGGCTTTTTTGCCGATTAATCCGGATGACCGGTTAAACGCTGTTATTCCCTGGCCAGTTCCAGCCACGCCCGTGCGGCGGGTGGCAGGTGGGCGCTGGCGCGCCAGGCCAGGGCGATGTGCCAGTCGGTATGGGGTTCATCGAGGGGGATCAGGGCGATGCCGGGGTGTTGGTGCTTGTGTGCGAGCATGCGTGGCAGGAAGGCGGCACCGAGACCGGCCGACACCAAGTCGACGATAAAGTCGATCTGGCCGCTACGGGCGGCTACACGGGGCGTTACGCCTTTGCGCTCACAGGCGGCGAGGATTTTGGCGTTGAGGGCAAAGCCGGCTTCGAACAGGATAAACGGCGAGTCCGCCAAGTCGGTGAAGTCGATGCGCTGGCGTTGGGCCAAGGGGTGGCTGATGGGCAGTACGGCCATCAAGGGTTCGTTGCGCACGGGTTGGTAGTCGAAACCTTCGTCTACCGGTAACAGCAGTGCGGCCAGGTCGACCTCGCCCGCTTCCAGGCACTCGCGCAGTCGTTTGCTGCCGTACTCGGTCAGTTCGATGTCGATGTCCGGGTAGCGCCGGCGGTAGGTGGCGAACATCGTCGCAAACAATACACCGCAGCCCACCGGTGGCAAGCCGATACGCAACACACCGCGCTTGAGGCCGCGCAGGTCGTTGATCTCGGCGACCAGATCGTTGTGCTCGGCCAGCAGGACCAGGGCGCGGCTGTAGGCGATTTCGCCAGCGGCGGTCAGTTCATTTCTGTGGCCCAAGCGGTTGAGCAGCGGCATCCCCAGTTCGTCTTCGAGGGTCTTGATTGCCTTGCTCACACTCGACTGAGTCAGGGATACCACCTCGGCCGCCTGGGAAAAACCGCCTTGGCGCACTACCTCGACAAAGGCGCGCAATGTTCTCAGGTTCATCAGCATTCCTTTTGCGACTGGCTTCTAGCGATAAAAGTTGTTTTTATCATGACAGAAGTTCGCCTATCGTGGAGCCACCTTGCCCTGCCGAGATACCGTGCATGATTATTTCGTCCGCCTCCGACTACCGCGCCGCCGCCAAGCGCAAGCTGCCGCGCTTTTTGTTCGACTACATCGACGGTGGCGCTTACGCCGAACACACGATGCGTGCCAACAGCTCGGACCTGGCCGAGATCAGCCTGCGCCAGCGCGTGCTGCGCAATGTCGACTCGCTGAGCCTCAAGACCACCGTGTTCGGCCAGGCGCTGGACATGCCAGTGATCCTCAGCCCCGTGGGACTGACCGGTATGTATGCGCGGCGCGGTGAGGTGCAGGCAGCAAAGGCGGCGGCCAAAAAGGGGGTTCCGTTTTGCCTGTCGACGGTGTCGGTGTGTTCGATTGAAGAAGTGGCGTCCCAGAGCCCGCAGTCGATCTGGTTCCAACTGTATGTCCTCAAGGACCGTGGCTTCATGCGCAATGCGCTGGAGCGTGCACAGGCGGCCGGTGTGACGACGCTAGTGTTCACCGTGGATATGCCGACGCCCGGTGCGCGCTACCGTGATGCCCATTCCGGCATGTCCGGGCCGTTTGCGGCGCAACGACGCATGCTGCAGGCCGTCACCAAGCCACAATGGGCGTTCGATGTGGGCTTGATGGGCCGCCCCCACGACTTGGGCAATATCTCCAAGTACTTGGGCAAACCCACCCACCTGGAAGACTACATCGGCTGGCTGGCCAACAACTTCGACCCGTCGATCAGTTGGAGCGACCTGG
The genomic region above belongs to Pseudomonas sp. S35 and contains:
- a CDS encoding LysR family transcriptional regulator, whose product is MNLRTLRAFVEVVRQGGFSQAAEVVSLTQSSVSKAIKTLEDELGMPLLNRLGHRNELTAAGEIAYSRALVLLAEHNDLVAEINDLRGLKRGVLRIGLPPVGCGVLFATMFATYRRRYPDIDIELTEYGSKRLRECLEAGEVDLAALLLPVDEGFDYQPVRNEPLMAVLPISHPLAQRQRIDFTDLADSPFILFEAGFALNAKILAACERKGVTPRVAARSGQIDFIVDLVSAGLGAAFLPRMLAHKHQHPGIALIPLDEPHTDWHIALAWRASAHLPPAARAWLELARE
- the lldD gene encoding FMN-dependent L-lactate dehydrogenase LldD — encoded protein: MIISSASDYRAAAKRKLPRFLFDYIDGGAYAEHTMRANSSDLAEISLRQRVLRNVDSLSLKTTVFGQALDMPVILSPVGLTGMYARRGEVQAAKAAAKKGVPFCLSTVSVCSIEEVASQSPQSIWFQLYVLKDRGFMRNALERAQAAGVTTLVFTVDMPTPGARYRDAHSGMSGPFAAQRRMLQAVTKPQWAFDVGLMGRPHDLGNISKYLGKPTHLEDYIGWLANNFDPSISWSDLEWIRDVWKGPMIIKGILDPQDARDAVSFGADGIVVSNHGGRQLDGVLSTAKALPPIAEAVGDDLTVLVDSGIRSGLDVVRMLALGAKACLLGRATAYALAADGQHGVENLLDIFAKEMRVAMTLTGVTSIDQIDHTTLVQPAK
- a CDS encoding ParA family protein encodes the protein MKVAAVVSTKGGPGKTTVGVNLGAFCADAGIRTLLIDLDNQPSLSSFYALSHEAPGGTYQLIANNETRADQVISQTCIPNLSLLHSNDPFNQLGNLLLHAADGRLRLKNLLPAFEQDFDLILIDTQGARSIVLEMALLGAHMAISPITPDMLTAREFQRGMLQLYRDIEPLAALGAETPMLNVVINKLDATDDANLIYHTLTETFADHPKVQMIQTTIPAAVSYQSDKYPQLLLEIGPFLGMIGHVASISISRFA